The DNA segment gtgtgtgtgtgtgtgtgtgtgtgtgtgtgtgtgtgtgtgtgtgtgtgtgtgcgtgcgtgcgtgcgtgcgtgcgtgtgtgtgtgtgtgtgtgtgtgtgtgtgtgtgtgtgtgtgtgtgtgtgtgtgtgtgtgtgtgtgtgtgtgtgtgtgtgtgtgtgtgtgtgtttaatgaTGAAATCTGGATGGTCACTTCATCAGTGCCATTACTCTATCATGTTATTTTCATAAAACCCTGCTTGGTGCATACAACTCAGATAATTTTGCGCACTGAAGCATGTAATTATATCGGTGTTGTGTCTATTACACCACTAGCGTTACTGTATATATGTTCCCCTTTGCATATACAGTAACTGTGCCACGCTACCTATAGGTACACAGTCGCGTTCAATATTAGTTGCAACACGGTGTCCGTGATTGAAAGGGCTTGGCTGCTGCTATGCGGCGCCGACATACAAAAAATTGGTTTTATAAATAGCAGTAACAAGAACAGTGCTTAGTTTCCCATTTTTCGGATGTTGACACTTCCGTGCGTTGTTAGAGCACCTACGACCGCGGGTACCGTGTTGCAATTTGTATTTTGCACGTTCTAATTAATTGAGGAACGAAAATGAGGAACGCCTGACGTAACGTCGACAGATGTTGATTCCACTGagttaaaagaaacaaattttgCGCGACAATGAAGAAAACTTGCTATCCAAAAAAGACAGGGATTACTGAATATAGTTTATTTTACCAGTAGTTCAGAATGAATCACACAGTCAAAAGTTTTAGAGAAGTCAAAGATGACGTCCACTTGAATACCTATGTCTAGGTTAAAAGCGATATCACGAACAAAATCGACTGGTTGCGTTACAGTGctaacaaattatggggttttacttgcccaaactttgatctgattatgaggcacgccgtagtgggggactccgaaaatttgtaccacgtggggttctttaacgcgcacctgaatctgattacacgggtgtttcttgcatttcgcccccagcgtTACATACTATAACCAAGACGGAAACCATGCTGGACAGATGTTAGACCGTCATTAGAGTTAAGGAATTCgattatatgtttgtgaataatgtgctctaACATGTCGCATGAATGGGGTGGGAGAGATATGGGCCTTTAATTAGAGAGAAGCTGTTTATCACCTGTTTAGTACAAAGGCAGGACTTTTGGCTATATTCCATTTAGTTGGTACTTCACCATAGTCTAAGGATTTCTGGAAGTATACAGTCAGGTActgagctgggggggggggggacctgaGGCAGTACCTTACAAGGAAAGAGTTCGGGATACCATCTGAACTGGTACATTTTTAGTGTCGAGATTCAAGATTAGGTTTAAGACACCATCAGAACTTATTACGATATCGCTTAGTTTATTAGTTTGTGCATCATAAGTAAACTTTGGAACTACGTGGTTATCGAGGgtgaaaacagattggaagtACGAGTTAAATGCATTCGAAACTACGATGGGGTCATTAGTATAGCATCGTTAGTAATAGTAATAGCATCATTAATCTTGAAAGAGACGCTGCTAGTTGCACTAGGTAAAATTCATGTCCAGATTCCTGCGATGATTTGATTTAAGTAGTATAGGGAGTTGGGCACTGAAAAATAGAAATCTTTAGGATTTTTAGTGCGAGTACAAAGTTCTTCCTTGGCTTTTTCAaaaggaacgcgaagcgcagGATTAGAATGCTTTGATTTACGCAGTCTACCGACACGGCGTGACAGGTGCAAGATATACCGGTTAATCCAAGGAAGTTTGTTATTTATCTTTTCCGTTTTTAATGGAACATAATTATTGATGCAATATTTCACTGACTCAAAACAATCAACAAGACTGTCAACATGGCATTCAGTACTGAGCGACAAAAAATGGTCAAAGTTATCTGCCAGATTATCAGTGATAGACGTATCGTCAGCCTTGTTAAAATCATGAAATGCGGAATAGCTAAAGCGTTCATGTGGGATATCATAGTTAATGTGTACGAGAACCGCGTTATGGTCCAAGATTCCTTCCAAGAGATCACAATTAAAGCCTAAATGAGCAAGACTGTCACTGGTACACATTAAGTCAAGTATGGGGTTCTGCCGCGTATTCTTATTAACTAATTGCATCAGGTTATGTGACAAGGAAAACGTAATTAAGTCTACAAACAAAAAGCACTAGTGGCGGAATATGTGAGGGAAGGCCAGTGAATGTTGGGGACGTTAAAGTTTCCAAGAATGATTAAGTTAGAACTCTCGAGGCTATGGTCATGCATAAAATACGAAATATTATCAAACAAGTCATTAGGGCTATCAGGGGGACGATAAACAAACAGTATTGTGTATTGTGTGTAtgcaatgaaataaataaaaaagaccaCAAATTGTTAAATTCTGATTATGCACTGTAGTAACTTGACCACGTAGCACCAAGCAGCCCGCGGACCGCTTTGTGTATTTGCCCACTGGTTGGGGACGCTGCCAAAGCATCAGCTCCCAAGGTACATATTAATAATTGCCCCATCCCGTTCTTCATTTCCTTTTTACCTACCTGTTACGTCGTCGCACCGGAACGGTGGGAGAAATCTCGAGAACAACCAGAGCCACAGCGTGCACGGAAAGAGCCGCTTTCGGCACCACACGAGGAAGCGTTGCGCAAAATGCGTGATATCTCGCTCACGCCGGAAATAGATTGTAACCGCACAAAAGCGTACGTGATTAGATTGGATTGATTGGATTGAATAAcattaatgaaaggtcctgcgagctacgggacgcaaggtcccatagagcgggctactcccacgttgggaccgggagttttaactccctggccgcatcgtgggctcgctggacggcccagagctgctccgccaggtccgtgctacgtaatgcttcttgtagcctggcggagtcttgaaccttgtttgcgtgggtccgaccacacggccagagcaagtgatgtacgtctagtgtgctatggcaattttcgcaatatgatgttttgtataggtcagtcaTGTAGTGatgtctgttctgcgtggggtacgtatTTGTtcgaagcattctgaacgtgagggcttgaggcctggtgagcttgttgtgaggtgtgctgtatattctgcggtctagataaaagtgctttgttatctcgttatatgtggagggagggtcacgattctcgctgggatggtcacgaccagaataggtggcgtcgcggagggttaggtctcgcgcgctcctgtgaaccatctcattgagattgcaaGGGGCGTCCTCGATATCTCCGAGGtttgccgggaaccagcagatggtatGATgttgcagcggtgcggatctattgattatttgtagagcttggcttgcaattgctcctttctgaaaggctttgacggccgagcgtgaatcgctgtagacgtgggtggtggtcgggtctgtgaacgcgagtgcgatggcgacctgttctgctacttcggacttgtgggtcttgactgtgagagcgtttgtgacttgaccctgcttattgatcgtggtggcaacgaaagccttcctggtcgggtactgtgccgcgtctacgaaacaggctaaggtcttcttatcacgtatttcgcgcaggatgaacgatccgcgtgccagccttctgggttgatggtgcgcgggattcatgttccgcgggagtgggcgaaccgtgtaggagttgcgtgtgtccgtcggaacgctttgatatagattctccattactgtggtgccatgacctagtttggctaggatttctctacctGGTTTGggtccagagagtcttgtccattgagcccgctcttgagcttcggcgatttcttcaagtgtattgtgcacccccagttgcagcaggagctctgtctcggtgttcttggggattcccagcgctagtttgactagcttcctcagttgtacattgagtttgtccttctctgCTACCTTCCatttgtgcatggccgcctcgtaggtgaagcggcatagcgcaaaggcgtgcgTTATCTtgaggagattttcttccttaaggccgtgttgtctgtttgctacgcgtcgtatgagattcaaggcattattagactttgtcacgatcttctccactgtcgcggcgttagagccgttgctctcaatgagcattccaaggactctgattttgctgacgtgatCGAACTGGGGGAAAAGGGCCTGGCGGCAGGGAGAGAAGTTTCAGCGAATCAAGGCGGGCAGGCCAATTCATGACCTTGCCCTCGTGCCGCACGCGATAGGCTAGAATAAACAAGGACCGACAAAGACATCGCAGGACACCGACTGGATAAATAGCTCAGTTGTATTGCCAGTAAGTGAGGGTCCACAACTGGCTTATTTTTGCCGTGTAGGTCGTGCTACTTGATAAACAAGGAACGCTCAGTCTGGTTATCTCCTTATCGACGCAATGCAGCAACGACTTAGTGAACAGCTTTAGTGTTTGTGGTCTGTCGGTTTCGCAACGCAAATTTATTCTCAATAAAGACCCGCGTCAAGCAAACTACGCACGATATAGCTTGAATGTCGAACTCGTCGTATTCGTCAGGTTGCGCTCCGTATGTCCGGTTGCGGAATGACGTCTCTTGAATCTCTGGCCTTTCGGAAGCCTCGCATGCTATTTCTGCAATGCTTAATTATGGTGCGAGAATAAAACCCTATTTCTTGCCACAATTTTGACTATAGCCGTGGCATAATGTGTGAGTCGCAAAACAGCGTCAGGCGGCGGGCCTGTCGAAGCGCACGATGTACCGCCACAGGTTGGCGATCTCGCTGTTCCCGAAGCGCTCGTAGAACTTGCGGTCGAGGCGTGCGGCCTGTGCAGGCGAGAACACAACCTTCCACTCGCCGATGCGGCCCTTGGCCAAGTTGCCGAGGTGATCCTCGTCCTTGAAGAACTGCGACATGTACGAGTAGGAACTGCGGTGGATGAGCTTCTTCAGCATGTGCCGGTCCTTGACCATGGTCCCAGCTACGCCACCTGCCGAGAGACAGAACCCTTTAATCAAAGGCACAGATTTTAGCCGGCGTATacacatcgctgacatgctaccCTGCGCGGGGAAGGTAAttggggggagagagagaaggagagaggcgcAAGAAAAATATGATCGAATAagcttttttaaaaatttttgatttAAAAAatgggcactgagttttctgacACATAGGCAACGGCGTGGAATGGTCCTTCAGTGTATGCACCGTCCTACAATGAAGTGACAGAATTCGCCGCGTGAAAGGTGTACCAGGGTGACAGAGTAGAACTAAAGTTTGTCGAGTTGACCAACGTTTTCGACGCACCTAAATAAAAAGTTCATCGCACGCATCTGTTGCGTGATGCTGGCTAAAGGGCCTAAGACACAGTCAAATGACAAAAGTCTCTGTGTCCGCCAATCCGACAATTTGGCCAAtccgccaaatttacttcgtcattccgttgCACGCCACGTGTCCACTTCCACCGACGAAATGCCGTTTCAGGGGCCCAagggaatgacgaagtaaatttggcggaCCGCCGGCATTGAAGCACTAGGCCAACGCCAcagacagcaaggagataacgcaagctgctTGCGCAGCCGGAACGGTGGTGACCTCGGAGGCGTGATGAAAGGCGGGAGGCggcgacatcgacgacacaggcgctcttttttccagccagtttcggtttcaaggagcctgccaaggggagCTAATTGTTCGTGTAGCTCCAACATGAAATCtgctattcaaaatttgatcgttggGATAAAGTGTCGAGGACGGGCTTCAACGTACTCATATGCTGTTGCCACCTATTTATGATAATTCgaaagttaattaccgtaacttggctaattacgcacgtaattgcggtaattgctctgtatctagaggctgccaatccgtacactcgaatggtaaacacCGTTACCGCGATTTATATTTTCCtaatttttaaaatttggtgcagctaaaaaaaaaaagaacactctgtATATCCTGATACATATTGGCTTTTCGATAGATCCTTAAACTTGGATTAAAATAAACAATCCGGTCATAGGATTAGGATGTTTATGATTTAGCTTCTACACAACGTAATACTCATTGCATTCGCTTCCATATTTGCGTTGGCGGCGTCCAAGTGTCGCCAAAAGAAGAAAGACCGCGCGAGCATGCATGGGGCTTTGCACTTGGTTTTCTTGTTTACAGGAGACCCGACGGTGAGCAAATTTACATGCACCCGTCGCCGCCTCTATCCGGTGCATCAGCTTTCGCGCGGAATGGAAAGTTTGTTAGGAAATTGGCGAGGCTGCGATCACTTCTGAAGCGTACAGAGAAAAGTGATATGTATCTGCGCTCACCGATGAAGTTGGCAAGCATGAAGATGTGGCTCTTGTGGTCGAGCGTCATGTTCTCGTAGGTGAGGAAGAGCACGTGGCAGTCCTTGCGGTGCACCCAGTAGTGGATGATGTGGTCAAAGTAGTCGTTGTAGCTGATGCGGCCCCGGATGAACCACTCGAAGAAGTTGTCCCACAGGCCCTCCTTGAACCGGTAGATGTTCACGTGCCTGATGTGGTGGTACAGGGCCACGCAGCAGTCCTTGGGGTTGCGCGTCACGTAGATGTACTTGGCCATCGGATTGACGCGCATCTTGTGGTAGGGCAGGTGGGAGCGCACGACGCGCACGTCGTCGGCCGCGCCGCGCTCTCGGGGCATCAGGTAGCCGGACTCCTCGAGGTTCGGCATCTGCGCGGTCGGGGGCGTCGATCTCGAGCGCCGCGCAGCATATAGTACTCGACGCTGCCTAATGAAACGCTCCCGCGATCCGCCCTTCCGCTCGCTCCAACACGGCCGACGCCTGGCGTGGGTTCAAGAACGTATCCTATAGCTAGTGCAGCTTTTGaatctcgaaaagaaagaaaagagaaagggaaACGAAAGTACAAGAAAAGTCGCGTCGAATTATAGAAATCTGATTGCGGAGTTCGTGCCTTCAGACGCGTGGCTGAACCCCCCGTCCTCATCCCGCTACTGAACGAAGGACTCTGCGTGGCAGTTTAACGCTATCGCCATTAAATTAGGAAGGACAGGCGCCGCTGCCATGGTCCACTAGGCGCAAGTAAGTGATTACGCCGCAGAGAATTAACGTATTTCACTGACGACCAATGCATTTCGATAAGCTCGATGAGAATTCTCCTCGACCACCAGTTAAAGATTGAATTAAATTGCGCGGTCTAACGTTCCGAAACAGCCAAGCGAGTCATGAGGCACGCGCAGTATAGTGGAGAGCTCTAAAATGACTCCTATGGGCTGGGGTTCCTTAACTGCACCGAAAGCAAGGTACACGAGCGCTCTTGCATTCCTCCCCCATCGTAACGCAGTCACTGCGGTAAGGAATCGAACCCGTGTACTCGTGCTCTGCAGGGCAGTGCTATAAGCCACTACGCTACCCTGGCAGGGGGTCTATTGGATGATGGGGCTGAATCGTTAAAAGTACACGTCATGCTTGTCAGGATCGTTTCGGGATCGTTTTGACCTACTTCACGacaataaaaagaaggaaaagaaagttgGAAGGCGATCCAGCCTCTAGTTGAAGTCGCTCAAGGACAATGCCTTCCTGGGCGAGTTGGCGGGCGGCCTGGGGAGCATGTCACAGCGCACGGCACTCCAGCGCGTCACCTATAAAAGGAGCGTCGTACTGTACA comes from the Dermacentor variabilis isolate Ectoservices chromosome 2, ASM5094787v1, whole genome shotgun sequence genome and includes:
- the LOC142570809 gene encoding sulfotransferase ssu-1-like, with amino-acid sequence MPNLEESGYLMPRERGAADDVRVVRSHLPYHKMRVNPMAKYIYVTRNPKDCCVALYHHIRHVNIYRFKEGLWDNFFEWFIRGRISYNDYFDHIIHYWVHRKDCHVLFLTYENMTLDHKSHIFMLANFIGGVAGTMVKDRHMLKKLIHRSSYSYMSQFFKDEDHLGNLAKGRIGEWKVVFSPAQAARLDRKFYERFGNSEIANLWRYIVRFDRPAA